The Paenibacillus macerans genome includes a window with the following:
- a CDS encoding LTA synthase family protein: MLQFNRIRLANIKPFVFFSVIMILKIYVVWITIFDEVPAWGPLLREIPFIWALFCLIEWFSSKRKIGLYLTVNFIVTAIFFAAVMYHKYYGVIVNYHALEQVNQVTAVKHSVFSLLAPYYLLIFLDIVIISYWLLRKKRAEQLKSFFNLKKTSTGVIAGIFAASVLLCIFNVWPNRASMNEIKQAEKMGILNYEAYTIFSGKKEDLVDSKQINQTKIDQLKGIAQPAHPKYFGAAKGKNLIIIQLESFQNFLINLKVDGQEVTPVMNRLVKDNTYFKHFYQMVGQGNTSDAEFVVNTSFYIPYNEAATQNYPDKELPSLPKLMKSQGYDTATFHTNAVDFWNRGELYAALGWDRYYDQKFFGTEDTVFFGPSDEVLYKKTADELDKMQLGGKPFYAQVISMTAHHPFTTPHEKDKIQLPERYQDNMVGDYLRAQSYADYALGQFIDDLKQKGIWDNSVVVIYGDHLGLPMYSLDKHGLELMQEIYGREYSYIDMINIPLIISVPGQSPKEMENVGGQVDILPTVANLLGVSLHDHIHFGEDILNQTEYNLLPQRYYLPSGSFLNNKALFMPGVWYNDGTQYPLAKDGVSQALTTEDEYNRALELLRLSDSYVQQLPDRVKEEKQ; encoded by the coding sequence GTGTTACAATTCAATCGTATCCGGCTGGCCAACATTAAGCCGTTTGTCTTTTTCTCCGTCATCATGATATTGAAAATTTACGTCGTTTGGATCACCATCTTTGACGAAGTTCCCGCCTGGGGGCCTCTGCTGAGGGAAATTCCTTTCATTTGGGCGCTGTTTTGCCTGATCGAATGGTTTTCTTCCAAGCGTAAAATCGGCCTCTATCTGACCGTCAACTTCATCGTCACCGCCATATTTTTCGCCGCAGTTATGTATCATAAATATTACGGGGTCATTGTTAATTACCATGCCCTGGAGCAGGTCAATCAGGTTACCGCGGTCAAACACAGCGTATTTTCCTTGCTGGCGCCGTACTATCTGCTGATTTTTCTCGATATCGTCATCATCAGCTACTGGCTGCTGCGCAAAAAAAGAGCCGAGCAGCTCAAAAGCTTTTTCAATTTAAAAAAGACCAGCACCGGCGTAATCGCGGGTATTTTTGCTGCTTCGGTCCTCCTGTGTATCTTCAACGTATGGCCTAACCGCGCCAGCATGAACGAAATTAAGCAAGCGGAGAAAATGGGCATCCTGAACTACGAAGCGTACACGATTTTTTCCGGCAAAAAAGAAGATCTCGTCGACAGCAAACAGATTAACCAAACCAAAATCGACCAGCTTAAAGGGATTGCGCAGCCGGCCCACCCGAAATATTTCGGCGCGGCCAAAGGCAAAAACCTGATCATCATCCAACTGGAATCGTTCCAAAACTTCCTGATCAACCTGAAAGTCGACGGCCAGGAAGTGACGCCGGTCATGAACCGGCTCGTGAAGGACAATACCTATTTCAAGCATTTTTATCAAATGGTCGGACAAGGCAACACCTCGGACGCCGAATTCGTCGTGAACACCTCGTTCTACATTCCCTATAATGAGGCGGCCACGCAAAACTATCCGGACAAGGAGCTGCCCAGCCTGCCGAAATTGATGAAGTCGCAGGGGTACGACACCGCTACCTTCCACACCAATGCGGTCGATTTCTGGAACCGCGGGGAACTATACGCCGCTCTAGGCTGGGACCGTTACTACGACCAGAAGTTTTTCGGCACGGAGGATACGGTTTTCTTCGGCCCTTCCGACGAAGTGCTGTACAAGAAAACCGCGGATGAGCTGGATAAAATGCAGCTGGGCGGCAAGCCATTCTACGCTCAAGTCATTTCGATGACGGCGCACCATCCGTTTACGACGCCGCATGAAAAGGACAAAATCCAGCTGCCGGAACGATATCAGGACAATATGGTCGGCGACTATTTGCGGGCGCAAAGCTACGCCGATTACGCCCTCGGCCAGTTTATCGACGATCTGAAGCAAAAAGGCATTTGGGATAACAGCGTTGTCGTCATTTACGGCGACCACCTCGGCCTGCCGATGTATTCCCTGGACAAACACGGCCTGGAGCTGATGCAGGAAATCTATGGCCGGGAATACAGCTATATCGACATGATCAACATCCCGCTGATCATTTCCGTCCCCGGCCAATCTCCGAAGGAGATGGAGAACGTCGGCGGCCAGGTTGATATTTTGCCGACGGTCGCCAACCTGTTGGGGGTTTCGCTCCACGATCACATTCATTTCGGCGAGGACATCCTGAATCAAACGGAATACAATCTGCTGCCGCAGCGTTACTACCTGCCTTCCGGTTCGTTCCTCAACAACAAGGCGTTGTTTATGCCGGGGGTTTGGTACAACGACGGGACCCAATACCCGCTGGCCAAAGACGGCGTAAGCCAAGCTTTGACGACGGAAGACGAATACAACCGGGCGCTGGAGCTGCTCCGCCTCTCCGACAGCTACGTCCAGCAGCTCCCGGACCGTGTTAAGGAAGAGAAGCAATAA
- a CDS encoding MATE family efflux transporter, with the protein MKKIKGGERDRFSLWLLAWPIFIELFLQILLGTVDTLMVSRISDNAVAVVGFSNQLFNALTTLFATIASGAGIVIAQKIGSGREEDARTVAIIAFKVTAYIGIFLSVLLIAVPKPIARALQLPEELLPMAEVYISIVGGGMILTAMISMLGTAIRNTGNTKGPMYTAVGMNIIHIAMNYCFIFGAFGFPQWGLTGVAISTVISRLIATVVLLLIFLGTFQRRIGFKDLPVFDRKLFKEILVIGWPLGVNSASWVFSQLAIFSFLAILGSTELAARTYMNTLESFCFMLGFSLAMAAQIQIAHLYGAGKTKEAYRAVYRVLAFGLPLVIVNAFILVLIGPALMGVFTKDPEILALCVSLLWLNLLLQPGKMVNMAIGNSLNAVGDTKYTMVISLIFMWLIATGCSYWFGVSMGWGIIAIYLSMITDEYVRGILSYFRWRGRKYLRMKEADLSREEQPPGGAPLDGVESPAL; encoded by the coding sequence ATGAAGAAAATCAAGGGCGGCGAAAGAGACCGGTTCTCCCTTTGGCTGCTCGCCTGGCCGATTTTTATCGAGCTGTTTCTGCAAATTTTGCTCGGCACCGTCGATACGCTGATGGTCAGCCGGATTTCCGACAACGCGGTTGCCGTCGTCGGTTTCTCCAATCAGCTGTTTAACGCGCTTACGACGCTGTTTGCCACCATCGCCAGCGGCGCCGGCATCGTGATCGCGCAAAAAATAGGCTCCGGCCGGGAAGAGGACGCCCGGACCGTAGCGATTATCGCCTTTAAAGTAACGGCGTATATCGGCATCTTCCTCAGCGTGTTGCTGATCGCCGTGCCGAAACCGATCGCCCGGGCGCTGCAGCTTCCGGAAGAATTGCTGCCGATGGCGGAGGTGTACATTTCGATCGTGGGCGGCGGCATGATCCTGACCGCGATGATCTCCATGCTCGGAACGGCGATCCGCAATACCGGAAACACGAAAGGACCGATGTACACGGCGGTGGGGATGAACATCATCCATATCGCGATGAACTATTGCTTTATTTTCGGCGCCTTCGGTTTTCCGCAGTGGGGATTGACCGGGGTGGCCATCTCGACCGTGATCAGCCGGCTGATTGCAACGGTAGTCCTGCTGCTGATTTTCCTCGGCACCTTTCAGCGGCGCATCGGCTTTAAAGATTTGCCGGTTTTCGACCGCAAGCTGTTCAAGGAAATTTTAGTCATCGGTTGGCCGCTGGGCGTCAATTCGGCCAGCTGGGTATTTTCGCAGCTTGCGATCTTCTCGTTCCTCGCTATCCTCGGTTCCACCGAGCTCGCGGCAAGGACGTATATGAACACGCTGGAATCGTTTTGCTTCATGCTCGGCTTCTCTCTGGCGATGGCGGCGCAAATCCAGATTGCCCACCTGTACGGCGCAGGCAAAACAAAGGAGGCTTACCGGGCGGTCTACCGCGTGCTGGCCTTCGGACTTCCGCTGGTGATCGTCAACGCTTTTATTCTCGTATTGATCGGCCCGGCGCTGATGGGCGTGTTTACGAAAGATCCGGAGATTTTGGCGCTTTGCGTTTCGCTGCTGTGGCTGAATTTGTTGCTCCAGCCGGGCAAAATGGTCAACATGGCGATCGGCAACTCGCTGAACGCGGTCGGGGATACGAAATATACGATGGTCATCTCCCTGATTTTCATGTGGCTGATCGCCACCGGCTGCTCCTATTGGTTTGGCGTTTCCATGGGCTGGGGCATCATCGCGATCTATCTTAGCATGATCACCGATGAATACGTGCGCGGCATCCTCTCGTACTTCCGCTGGCGGGGCCGCAAATATTTGCGGATGAAGGAAGCCGACCTGAGCCGGGAAGAGCAGCCGCCGGGAGGCGCCCCGCTGGACGGCGTGGAGAGCCCGGCATTGTGA
- a CDS encoding helix-turn-helix transcriptional regulator encodes MPPIIEFTAPPLPHYIVSGSTLLPVGGKHPSRQNIGAFDLLVVVSGCLYVGEEGRDYEVESGHALILRPDCYHYAVEGCREETLHHWLHFQILGDWRVVEEEEYRQQQGSYADKETPGPPALRPFSVAPYTVPLPQFMKLAQPQKLAAAIGELTEMNRSIHISGVRLRQQALFQEVIVQLSASAGGDAPSPQSVCADAAASYLRKHYREPFSATKLGESINFHPVYIARCMQKVFGCPPAVYLLRLRIQQSKLLLLQTDLTVERIAEQVGFNTASYFTACFTKMEGLSPRKYRQRFFWNKH; translated from the coding sequence ATGCCTCCGATCATCGAATTTACCGCGCCTCCCCTGCCGCATTATATCGTCAGCGGCTCTACGCTGCTGCCGGTGGGGGGCAAACATCCCAGCCGGCAAAATATCGGCGCGTTCGACCTGCTCGTCGTCGTTTCCGGCTGCCTGTACGTCGGGGAGGAGGGCAGAGATTATGAAGTCGAATCCGGCCACGCCTTGATCCTCCGTCCGGATTGCTATCATTACGCCGTGGAGGGCTGCCGGGAAGAGACGCTGCATCATTGGCTGCATTTTCAAATTCTCGGCGATTGGCGCGTCGTCGAAGAGGAGGAATACCGGCAGCAGCAGGGAAGCTATGCGGACAAGGAAACGCCGGGGCCGCCGGCTTTACGCCCTTTCTCCGTGGCGCCTTATACGGTTCCGCTCCCCCAGTTCATGAAGCTCGCTCAACCGCAAAAGCTGGCCGCCGCGATCGGCGAGTTGACGGAGATGAACCGGAGCATCCATATAAGCGGCGTCCGGCTCAGGCAGCAGGCCTTGTTTCAGGAGGTTATCGTCCAGCTTTCCGCCTCCGCCGGCGGAGACGCGCCGTCCCCGCAATCGGTTTGCGCGGATGCGGCCGCCTCCTACCTGCGCAAGCATTACCGCGAGCCCTTTTCCGCGACAAAGCTGGGCGAAAGCATCAACTTCCATCCCGTCTATATCGCCCGCTGCATGCAAAAGGTGTTCGGCTGCCCGCCGGCCGTATATTTGCTGCGCCTGCGCATCCAGCAGTCCAAGCTGCTGCTGCTGCAAACGGACCTGACCGTGGAGCGGATCGCCGAGCAGGTTGGCTTCAACACGGCCTCCTATTTCACCGCCTGCTTCACGAAAATGGAAGGCCTGTCGCCGCGAAAATACCGGCAGCGCTTCTTTTGGAACAAGCATTAG
- a CDS encoding phosphodiester glycosidase family protein, giving the protein MPTASLPSRTSVKRGKRGQKRKKTPKRRKRGFIYFSSLTFLVMLWIGMAAMIWLFFTPSGNNVRFLMADTLITTQHRHWAKYIIGQAELDKRVAAYQAQFEQMGEEKDTHTIAAPQQEETKEEKPLVEIEEVSGSGYHGYVLTVNDPTKIRLGVPAKRGKGEKVSSMVQRTGAVAGVNGGGFADPNWKGNGFKPIGVVISQGKIYYNGLGSKTSTQVVGLDKQGKMIAGKYTLKELEELGIQEAVTFQPRIIVNGKGQIRNQKEGWGIAPRTAMGQREDGAILFVVIDGRQPGYSIGASLYDVQQVMLEHGAVIAANLDGGSSTVLVKEGGEIVNKPSSEYGERYLPTAFLVFEHPEQADIPNIWEGLRPQDIDPGKK; this is encoded by the coding sequence ATGCCCACAGCATCTTTGCCCAGCCGGACCTCGGTTAAACGGGGGAAACGGGGCCAAAAACGCAAGAAAACGCCAAAAAGACGAAAACGCGGCTTTATCTATTTTTCCTCTTTAACGTTTCTGGTGATGTTATGGATCGGAATGGCGGCCATGATATGGCTGTTCTTTACGCCTTCCGGCAATAACGTCCGGTTCCTTATGGCCGATACCTTGATTACGACGCAGCACCGCCATTGGGCCAAATACATTATCGGGCAAGCGGAGCTGGACAAGCGGGTGGCCGCCTATCAGGCCCAGTTTGAGCAGATGGGCGAAGAGAAGGATACCCATACGATCGCAGCCCCGCAGCAGGAAGAAACCAAAGAAGAAAAACCGCTTGTCGAAATCGAAGAGGTTTCAGGCAGCGGCTATCACGGATACGTCTTGACCGTCAACGATCCGACGAAAATCCGGCTTGGCGTTCCGGCCAAACGCGGCAAAGGCGAGAAGGTCTCCAGCATGGTGCAGCGGACCGGAGCCGTCGCCGGCGTCAATGGCGGGGGATTTGCCGACCCGAATTGGAAAGGCAACGGCTTTAAGCCGATCGGGGTCGTGATTTCGCAAGGCAAGATTTATTACAACGGCCTCGGCTCCAAAACGTCCACCCAGGTGGTGGGGCTGGACAAGCAGGGGAAGATGATCGCCGGAAAATATACACTGAAAGAGTTGGAAGAGCTTGGGATTCAGGAAGCCGTCACGTTCCAGCCGCGGATCATCGTCAACGGCAAGGGACAGATCCGCAATCAAAAAGAAGGCTGGGGCATCGCACCGCGAACGGCGATGGGGCAAAGGGAAGACGGGGCGATACTGTTCGTCGTGATCGACGGGCGCCAGCCGGGCTACAGCATCGGTGCAAGCTTGTACGACGTGCAGCAGGTCATGCTGGAGCACGGCGCGGTCATCGCCGCCAATCTGGACGGCGGGTCGTCCACCGTGTTGGTGAAAGAAGGCGGGGAAATCGTCAACAAGCCGTCCTCGGAATACGGGGAACGGTATCTCCCTACCGCCTTTCTCGTCTTCGAGCACCCGGAACAGGCCGACATCCCCAATATTTGGGAAGGGCTGCGGCCGCAGGATATCGACCCGGGCAAAAAATAA
- a CDS encoding ABC transporter substrate-binding protein, whose product MKKIIAPVLTGLLAVSLLGACGNGSGNGTGAAAGQTSGGSSGKKVEIEFFQNKTEAKATFDKLIAKFNEANPDIKVTQVNPPDAETVLKTRAAKKDIPDVVGLGATDTFKTLAAGGMFKDFTDNPLVQTIQPAYIKMLNDLTGSAELNGLPFSANASGVIYNKAIFKEAGVEVPKTWDEFIAVAEKFKAEGKNAFYLTYKDSWTTLVPFNALEPSIAGTDIFKQRQEGTVKFADTLKEVAEKQLKLLDYGQKDIFGKGYNDGNTAFAKGESAMYLQGVWAIPEIQKANPSIELGVFPLPATNDPAQNKVISGVDTLLTVSKNTKHPEEAMKFVQFLLQPDNVKQYIDEQKAFPAITGVTQDDPVMDGFKEAFTAGQISDFADHYIPGAMKLDSLIQGFLQKKDAAAYLNQLDTEWDKVAARK is encoded by the coding sequence ATGAAGAAAATAATAGCACCCGTATTGACTGGCCTGCTGGCAGTGTCCCTGCTTGGCGCCTGCGGCAATGGTTCCGGAAACGGCACGGGAGCGGCAGCGGGCCAAACCTCTGGCGGTTCCTCCGGCAAGAAGGTCGAAATCGAATTTTTCCAGAACAAAACGGAAGCCAAAGCGACGTTCGACAAGCTCATCGCCAAGTTTAACGAAGCCAATCCGGACATCAAGGTGACCCAAGTTAATCCGCCTGACGCCGAAACCGTGCTGAAAACCCGCGCGGCGAAAAAGGACATTCCGGACGTCGTAGGGCTCGGGGCCACCGACACGTTCAAGACGCTGGCCGCCGGCGGCATGTTCAAGGATTTCACGGACAATCCGCTCGTCCAGACGATTCAACCGGCCTATATTAAAATGCTGAACGACCTGACGGGCTCCGCGGAGCTGAACGGGCTTCCGTTCTCCGCCAACGCCAGCGGCGTGATTTACAATAAAGCGATCTTCAAGGAAGCCGGCGTCGAAGTGCCGAAAACCTGGGACGAATTCATCGCCGTGGCCGAGAAATTCAAAGCGGAAGGGAAAAACGCTTTTTATCTCACGTATAAAGATTCCTGGACCACGCTGGTGCCGTTCAACGCCCTTGAGCCAAGCATCGCCGGCACCGATATTTTCAAGCAGCGCCAGGAAGGTACGGTGAAGTTCGCGGATACGTTAAAAGAAGTGGCCGAGAAGCAGCTGAAGCTGCTCGATTACGGGCAGAAGGATATTTTCGGCAAAGGTTACAATGACGGCAACACCGCTTTCGCCAAAGGCGAATCCGCGATGTATCTGCAAGGGGTATGGGCGATACCGGAAATTCAGAAGGCCAACCCGTCGATCGAACTCGGCGTGTTCCCGCTCCCGGCGACCAATGATCCGGCGCAAAACAAAGTGATTTCCGGGGTGGACACGCTGCTGACGGTATCGAAAAATACGAAGCATCCCGAAGAAGCGATGAAATTCGTTCAATTTTTGCTGCAGCCCGATAATGTGAAGCAATATATCGACGAACAGAAGGCGTTCCCGGCGATCACCGGGGTTACGCAGGACGATCCGGTCATGGACGGCTTCAAGGAAGCGTTCACGGCCGGGCAAATTTCCGACTTCGCGGACCATTACATTCCGGGGGCCATGAAGCTAGACTCTCTGATTCAGGGGTTCTTGCAAAAGAAGGATGCCGCTGCCTATTTGAATCAGCTGGACACGGAGTGGGATAAGGTCGCCGCCCGGAAGTAA
- a CDS encoding LacI family DNA-binding transcriptional regulator: MNPTIKDVANKANVSIATVSRVLNNLPGYSEKTKDKVFKAIEEIGYQPNAIARGLINKRTHTIGVMFPTVSSLFSSEILRGVEDYAQDNGYSVVVCNTDSDGKRTLKYLQVLREKQVDGVIFSSEVLKKEYYQALKKMQIPFVLVSTESNYKNVPYVKVDDFKAAFDAVQYLIRIGHRKIALIGGTKHDKIAGVTRIEGYKKALETHGIPVDPAYIAYGDFLFERGCEAMESLLRKAPDMTAVFAASDEMAIAALSVAAKHGIKVPEDLSIIGYDDLKLAQMVVPPLTTVRQPLYDMGNLASQKLIRMIKTGEAESSRIMAHSIVERQTVKPYA, translated from the coding sequence ATGAACCCAACCATCAAGGACGTGGCCAATAAAGCCAATGTCTCTATCGCGACTGTGTCGCGGGTGCTCAACAACCTGCCCGGATACTCGGAAAAGACGAAAGATAAGGTGTTTAAAGCCATCGAAGAAATCGGGTATCAGCCCAATGCGATCGCCCGCGGTCTGATCAATAAACGGACCCATACGATCGGCGTCATGTTTCCCACCGTGTCCAGTCTCTTCTCTTCGGAAATTCTCCGCGGGGTGGAAGACTACGCCCAGGACAACGGCTACAGCGTTGTGGTGTGCAATACCGATTCCGACGGGAAGCGGACGCTCAAATATTTGCAGGTGCTGCGGGAGAAGCAGGTTGACGGCGTGATTTTTTCAAGCGAAGTGTTGAAGAAGGAGTACTATCAGGCATTAAAGAAAATGCAAATTCCGTTCGTGCTGGTCTCGACGGAGTCGAATTACAAGAACGTACCGTACGTAAAGGTCGACGATTTTAAGGCCGCTTTTGACGCCGTCCAGTATCTGATCCGGATCGGCCACCGAAAAATCGCCTTGATCGGCGGGACGAAACATGACAAAATCGCCGGGGTCACAAGAATCGAAGGTTACAAGAAGGCGTTGGAAACGCACGGCATACCTGTTGACCCCGCTTATATCGCTTACGGGGACTTCTTGTTTGAGCGAGGCTGCGAAGCGATGGAAAGCTTGTTGCGGAAGGCTCCGGATATGACCGCGGTGTTCGCGGCCAGCGACGAGATGGCCATCGCCGCCCTATCCGTGGCCGCCAAGCATGGGATCAAGGTTCCGGAGGACCTGTCGATTATAGGGTATGACGATCTCAAGCTGGCCCAAATGGTGGTTCCTCCTTTGACCACCGTCCGCCAGCCGCTGTATGACATGGGGAATCTGGCATCCCAGAAGCTGATCCGCATGATCAAAACCGGCGAAGCCGAAAGCAGCCGGATTATGGCCCATTCGATCGTGGAAAGACAGACGGTAAAACCCTATGCCTGA
- a CDS encoding carbohydrate ABC transporter permease: protein MTKRRTAFYLMTLPALLLFFAFHTYPALQGIFYAFTNWDGFSDGYEFVGLKNFINVFKDSNVLESYIFTFKYAIAATILINVISLVIALGLNSKIKAKNFFRAVYFLPNVLGVLIIGYIFNYLFSNAFPVWGEKLGSEFFSTNLLGNADWAWAGIVIVGVWQSIAYNTILYLAGLQTIPNDLYEASSLDGASKWKEFWKITFPMLASFFTINMVLAMKGGLMVFDQIIALTGGGPGTSTRSIALLIYQGGFTGGEFAYQSANAVIYFIVIVAISLFQIKVLQRRELDQL, encoded by the coding sequence ATGACCAAGCGCCGCACGGCCTTTTATTTGATGACTTTGCCCGCTTTGCTGCTGTTTTTCGCCTTTCACACCTATCCGGCCCTGCAGGGGATATTTTACGCCTTTACGAACTGGGACGGCTTCAGCGACGGTTATGAGTTCGTCGGGCTGAAAAATTTTATCAACGTATTCAAAGACTCCAATGTGCTCGAATCGTATATCTTCACATTCAAGTACGCGATCGCTGCGACGATTCTCATCAATGTCATCAGCCTGGTGATCGCGCTTGGGCTAAATTCGAAAATCAAAGCGAAAAACTTCTTCCGCGCCGTTTATTTCCTGCCGAACGTGCTGGGCGTTTTGATTATCGGCTACATTTTCAATTACCTGTTTTCCAACGCCTTTCCCGTTTGGGGCGAAAAGCTGGGCAGCGAATTTTTCTCGACCAACCTGCTCGGGAACGCCGACTGGGCTTGGGCCGGCATCGTCATCGTCGGCGTCTGGCAGTCCATCGCCTACAATACGATCCTCTACCTGGCCGGGCTCCAGACCATCCCAAACGATCTTTACGAAGCCTCGAGCCTGGACGGCGCGTCCAAATGGAAAGAGTTCTGGAAGATCACGTTCCCGATGCTCGCTTCGTTTTTTACCATCAACATGGTTTTGGCCATGAAGGGCGGGCTCATGGTGTTTGACCAGATCATCGCGCTGACCGGAGGCGGCCCGGGCACGTCCACGCGCTCGATCGCGCTGCTGATTTACCAAGGCGGGTTTACCGGCGGCGAATTCGCTTACCAGTCGGCCAACGCGGTCATTTATTTTATCGTCATCGTGGCGATTTCCCTGTTCCAAATCAAAGTTCTGCAAAGACGGGAGTTGGATCAACTATGA
- a CDS encoding carbohydrate ABC transporter permease: protein MRKPTNWPATVLIALGSLFILFPLYMTVSIALKNPEEMAKSIFSPPTGLHFSNFARAIEATGFFHALANSAVITVVSVVCILLTNSLVSYAIARNMNRRFFKLLYLYFVSAMFIPFQIIMLPVVKVTTDLGMNNIPGLIMLYIVYGLPFNVFVYVGYIRSVPIELEEAARVDGTSTWGTFWRIIFPLLAPISATVVILSSLSTWNDFLLPLILLAEPTQYTLPLVQYVFQGQFSTDYNLAFASYLLALLPMVVVYLFLQKWIINGITQGAVKA from the coding sequence ATGAGAAAACCTACAAACTGGCCGGCTACGGTTCTCATTGCCCTGGGCTCGCTGTTTATTCTGTTCCCGCTTTATATGACGGTAAGCATCGCGCTCAAAAATCCGGAGGAAATGGCGAAGTCGATCTTCTCGCCGCCTACGGGACTGCACTTCAGCAACTTTGCGCGGGCCATCGAAGCGACCGGTTTTTTTCACGCGTTGGCCAATAGCGCCGTCATTACCGTCGTATCCGTCGTTTGCATCCTGCTAACCAATTCACTGGTTTCTTATGCGATTGCGCGGAATATGAACCGCCGTTTTTTCAAGCTGCTGTATCTGTACTTTGTCAGCGCGATGTTCATCCCGTTTCAGATCATCATGCTGCCTGTCGTCAAAGTGACGACCGATCTGGGCATGAACAACATTCCGGGCCTCATCATGCTGTACATCGTTTACGGCCTGCCGTTTAACGTGTTCGTCTACGTCGGATACATCCGGTCCGTGCCGATTGAACTGGAAGAAGCGGCCAGAGTCGACGGGACCTCGACGTGGGGAACGTTCTGGCGGATTATCTTCCCGCTGCTCGCGCCGATCAGCGCGACCGTGGTGATTTTGTCCAGCTTGTCGACATGGAACGACTTCCTGCTGCCGCTGATCCTGCTGGCCGAACCGACGCAATATACGCTGCCGCTGGTGCAGTACGTCTTCCAGGGGCAGTTCAGCACGGACTACAACCTGGCGTTCGCCTCCTATCTGCTGGCCCTGCTGCCGATGGTTGTCGTTTACCTGTTTCTGCAAAAATGGATCATCAACGGCATTACGCAAGGCGCGGTCAAAGCTTAG